One Rickettsiales bacterium genomic region harbors:
- a CDS encoding MFS transporter — protein sequence MRKYFNKKYIPAIMGTTIEYYDISLYGYMAPVLIQVFLPNFDKLSAYFYYFAFEIFAACCQITGAYVFGRMGDSEGRKKAMYYSMLGTSFITFMIAIIPTYNDIGIYAAILFALCRAMQSFFLGGEYNGGAIYCLEHENNTRKHGLISGIYGFATVFGVLVASLTATTILFFGKEYFRLAYCLSLLFAVLTYFLRSNMVETPAYVSMIYTKQSKLAQNNYKASIFIAIALAALLSGILYGFPSRIFNVLLPIYTGISTEEIMIINCAMIVVFMFLLLFVGWISDRYKPATAMKRASLLVAFLIMPAIVLVEIKTIIAIVVAKLIFVILSAALVGPLHAWTQSISEVNNRYKQVSTAYSTGKLGAILLLPVTILLFEKYNDLYIPSAIIVLISLIYWVYLTWINIK from the coding sequence ATGAGAAAATATTTTAATAAAAAGTATATTCCAGCCATTATGGGTACAACTATTGAATATTATGATATAAGTTTATACGGCTACATGGCTCCGGTGCTTATACAAGTATTTCTTCCTAATTTTGATAAATTATCAGCTTATTTCTATTACTTTGCTTTTGAAATATTCGCTGCTTGTTGCCAAATAACAGGGGCGTATGTGTTTGGTAGAATGGGTGATAGTGAAGGAAGGAAGAAAGCAATGTATTATAGTATGCTTGGTACCTCATTTATCACATTTATGATAGCAATTATTCCAACTTATAATGATATAGGTATTTATGCAGCAATATTGTTTGCTTTATGTAGAGCAATGCAGAGTTTCTTTTTAGGAGGAGAGTATAATGGAGGGGCAATTTATTGTTTAGAGCATGAAAATAATACAAGGAAACATGGATTAATTAGTGGCATATATGGATTTGCAACAGTGTTTGGAGTGCTAGTTGCATCATTAACAGCAACCACTATATTATTTTTTGGTAAAGAGTATTTCCGTCTAGCTTATTGTCTAAGTTTATTATTTGCTGTGTTAACTTATTTTTTAAGAAGTAATATGGTAGAAACACCTGCATATGTTTCTATGATATATACTAAACAAAGTAAGTTAGCTCAAAACAATTATAAGGCTTCAATATTTATCGCAATTGCTCTAGCTGCGCTTTTGAGTGGTATATTATATGGTTTCCCAAGTCGTATTTTTAATGTGCTTCTTCCAATTTATACTGGTATTAGTACAGAAGAAATAATGATTATTAATTGTGCGATGATAGTAGTTTTTATGTTTCTTTTGCTGTTTGTAGGCTGGATATCTGATAGATATAAACCTGCTACAGCAATGAAGAGAGCTTCGCTGTTGGTGGCGTTTTTAATTATGCCCGCTATAGTGCTTGTTGAGATAAAAACGATTATAGCAATAGTAGTAGCTAAATTAATATTTGTAATTTTGTCTGCTGCTTTAGTTGGTCCTTTGCACGCTTGGACACAAAGTATATCAGAAGTTAATAATCGATATAAACAAGTGTCAACAGCTTATAGCACTGGTAAGTTAGGGGCAATATTGCTATTGCCAGTAACTATTTTATTGTTTGAGAAATATAACGATTTATACATACCATCAGCAATTATAGTTTTAATATCCCTAATATATTGGGTCTACCTAACATGGATTAACATTAAGTAA